The following coding sequences lie in one Xanthomonas hyacinthi genomic window:
- the nusB gene encoding transcription antitermination factor NusB: protein MNKSAGHRHIRRDGVDPVLRSRARRRALQAIYAWQIAGGTAPHVIAQFAHEQAHELADLVYFENLVEGVLKHRAELDAALVGYLDRTVEEVDAIERAVLRLAAYELLHRHDVPYRVVINEAIETAKRFGSEHGHTYVNGVLDRAALEWRTVESGG from the coding sequence ATGAACAAGTCCGCTGGCCACAGGCACATCCGCCGCGACGGCGTCGATCCGGTGCTGCGTTCGCGCGCGCGCCGGCGTGCGCTGCAGGCGATCTATGCCTGGCAGATCGCCGGTGGCACCGCACCGCACGTGATCGCGCAGTTCGCGCACGAGCAGGCGCACGAGCTCGCCGACCTGGTCTATTTCGAGAACCTGGTCGAAGGCGTGCTCAAGCACCGCGCCGAACTGGACGCGGCGCTGGTCGGCTACCTGGACCGCACGGTCGAGGAAGTGGACGCGATCGAGCGCGCGGTACTGCGCCTGGCCGCCTACGAACTGCTGCACCGCCACGACGTGCCGTACCGCGTGGTGATCAACGAAGCCATCGAGACCGCCAAGCGCTTCGGCTCCGAACACGGCCACACCTACGTCAACGGCGTGCTCGATCGCGCCGCGCTGGAGTGGCGCACGGTCGAGTCGGGTGGCTGA
- the thiL gene encoding thiamine-phosphate kinase codes for MPEFDLIDRLRARIGTHADVPLGIGDDAALLQPPPGEQLAITTDTLNAGVHFPLETAPADVGWKTLAVNLSDLAAMGAQPRWCTLSLSLPHEDAGWVDAFADGFFALADAHAIVLAGGDTTRGPLSLSVTAIGSVAPGTALRRDGAQPGDEIWVSGRPGEAAAALALWQAGRLDVARVVADPIHEHLRQRLLRPIPRVQAGLRLRGLAHACVDISDGLLADLEHICVRSGVGAELWLAALPAAAAPAQASAAQVHAWQLGGGDDYELCFTAAPAQRAAIVQALQAIGEEATPIGRIVAGGGIVVRDAHGQPWQPPRRGYEHFFAG; via the coding sequence ATGCCCGAATTCGATCTGATCGATCGCCTGCGTGCCCGGATCGGGACGCACGCGGACGTACCGCTGGGCATCGGCGACGATGCGGCGCTGCTGCAGCCGCCGCCGGGCGAGCAGCTGGCGATCACCACCGATACGCTCAATGCCGGCGTGCACTTTCCGCTTGAGACAGCGCCTGCCGACGTGGGCTGGAAGACCCTGGCGGTGAACCTGTCCGACCTCGCCGCGATGGGCGCGCAGCCGCGCTGGTGCACGCTGTCGCTGTCGTTGCCGCACGAGGATGCGGGCTGGGTCGACGCCTTCGCCGACGGCTTCTTCGCGCTGGCCGACGCGCACGCCATCGTGCTGGCCGGCGGCGACACCACGCGCGGGCCGCTGTCACTGTCGGTCACCGCGATCGGCAGCGTGGCGCCCGGCACCGCGCTGCGCCGCGACGGCGCGCAGCCGGGCGACGAGATCTGGGTCAGCGGCCGTCCGGGCGAGGCCGCCGCGGCGCTGGCGCTGTGGCAGGCCGGGCGCCTGGACGTGGCCCGTGTCGTCGCCGATCCGATCCACGAGCATCTGCGCCAGCGCCTGCTGCGGCCGATACCGCGGGTGCAGGCCGGGCTGCGCCTGCGCGGGCTGGCGCACGCCTGCGTGGACATCTCCGACGGCCTGCTGGCCGACCTGGAGCACATCTGCGTGCGCAGCGGCGTCGGCGCCGAACTGTGGCTGGCTGCGCTGCCGGCCGCCGCCGCGCCGGCACAGGCGAGCGCCGCACAGGTGCACGCCTGGCAACTGGGCGGCGGCGACGACTACGAACTGTGCTTCACCGCCGCGCCGGCGCAGCGCGCGGCCATCGTGCAGGCGTTGCAGGCGATCGGCGAGGAAGCCACGCCGATCGGTCGCATCGTCGCCGGTGGCGGCATCGTCGTGCGCGATGCGCACGGCCAGCCCTGGCAACCGCCGCGGCGCGGCTACGAGCATTTTTTCGCCGGCTAG
- a CDS encoding GNAT family N-acetyltransferase has protein sequence MRIVCLAEAPQHIPALAREHLQAFGELLPEWSAVEAEADLRSHRCDSRIPTSWIALDGDDWLGSVSLLQNDDARIRQFSPWLATLYVRPQARSGGVGAQLVAHCVQAAARLQVGYLYLYCEPRLVPYYQGLGWQPHVQLPLGPLQVTVMRIDAGALAARAQTA, from the coding sequence ATGCGTATCGTCTGCCTGGCCGAGGCGCCGCAGCACATCCCGGCGCTGGCCCGCGAACACCTGCAGGCCTTCGGCGAACTGCTGCCGGAGTGGAGCGCGGTCGAGGCCGAGGCCGACCTGCGCAGCCATCGCTGCGACAGCCGCATCCCGACCAGCTGGATCGCGCTGGATGGCGACGACTGGCTCGGTTCGGTCAGCCTGCTGCAGAACGACGATGCGCGCATCCGCCAGTTCTCGCCGTGGCTGGCGACGCTGTACGTGCGCCCGCAGGCGCGCAGCGGCGGCGTCGGCGCGCAACTGGTCGCGCATTGCGTGCAGGCCGCGGCGCGGCTGCAGGTGGGGTATCTGTATCTGTATTGCGAACCGCGGCTGGTGCCGTACTACCAGGGCCTGGGTTGGCAACCGCATGTGCAGCTGCCGCTGGGGCCGCTGCAGGTGACGGTGATGCGCATCGACGCCGGCGCGCTGGCGGCACGGGCGCAGACCGCATGA
- the glyA gene encoding serine hydroxymethyltransferase produces MFPRDARIETYDPELAQAIAAEAARQEDHVELIASENYCSPLVMEAQGSQLTNKYAEGYPGKRYYGGCEFVDIAEQLAIDRVKQLFGAPPYDDMYANVQPHSGSQANQAVYLALLQPGDTILGMSLAHGGHLTHGAKVNVSGKLFNAVQYGVNEHGLIDYDEVERLALEHKPKMVVAGFSAYSQKIDWARFRAIADQVGAVLFVDMAHVAGLVAAGVYPSPLAHAHVVTSTTHKTLRGPRGGIILAKGASEELVKKLQSIVFPGIQGGPLMHVIAAKAVAFKEALEPQFKDYQQQVVKNAQAMARTLIARGYKIVSGGTENHLMLVDMIGKDVSGKDAEAALGKAHITVNKNAVPNDPRSPFVTSGLRLGTPAITTRGYLEQDSIDLAHWIADVLDAPADAAVIARVREAATAQCRKYPVYG; encoded by the coding sequence ATGTTCCCGCGCGACGCCCGCATCGAAACCTACGATCCCGAACTGGCCCAGGCCATCGCCGCCGAAGCCGCCCGCCAGGAAGACCACGTCGAGCTGATCGCCAGCGAGAACTACTGCAGCCCCCTGGTGATGGAAGCCCAGGGCAGCCAGCTGACCAACAAGTACGCCGAGGGCTACCCGGGCAAGCGCTACTACGGCGGCTGCGAATTCGTCGACATCGCCGAGCAGCTGGCGATCGACCGGGTCAAGCAGCTGTTCGGTGCCCCGCCTTACGACGACATGTACGCGAACGTGCAGCCGCACTCGGGTTCGCAGGCCAATCAGGCGGTGTACCTGGCGCTGCTGCAGCCCGGCGACACCATCCTGGGCATGTCGCTGGCCCACGGCGGCCACCTGACCCACGGCGCCAAGGTCAACGTCTCCGGCAAGCTGTTCAACGCGGTGCAGTACGGCGTCAACGAGCACGGCCTGATCGACTACGACGAGGTCGAGCGGCTGGCGCTGGAGCACAAGCCGAAGATGGTCGTGGCCGGGTTCTCGGCGTATTCGCAGAAGATCGACTGGGCGCGCTTCCGCGCCATCGCCGACCAGGTCGGCGCGGTGCTGTTCGTGGACATGGCGCACGTGGCCGGGCTGGTCGCCGCCGGCGTGTATCCGAGCCCGCTGGCGCACGCGCACGTGGTCACCTCGACCACCCACAAGACCCTGCGCGGTCCGCGCGGCGGCATCATCCTGGCCAAGGGCGCCAGCGAGGAGCTGGTCAAGAAGCTGCAGTCGATCGTGTTCCCGGGCATCCAGGGCGGTCCGCTGATGCACGTGATCGCGGCCAAGGCGGTGGCGTTCAAGGAAGCGCTGGAGCCGCAGTTCAAGGACTACCAGCAGCAGGTGGTGAAGAACGCGCAGGCGATGGCCAGGACCCTGATCGCGCGCGGCTACAAGATCGTCTCCGGCGGCACCGAGAACCACCTGATGCTGGTCGACATGATCGGCAAGGACGTGTCCGGCAAGGACGCGGAAGCGGCGCTGGGCAAGGCCCACATCACGGTCAACAAGAACGCGGTGCCCAACGACCCGCGTTCGCCATTCGTGACCTCCGGCCTGCGCCTGGGCACCCCGGCCATCACCACCCGCGGCTACCTGGAGCAGGACAGCATCGACCTGGCCCACTGGATCGCCGACGTGCTCGACGCCCCCGCCGACGCCGCGGTCATCGCCCGCGTGCGCGAGGCGGCGACCGCGCAGTGCAGGAAGTATCCGGTGTATGGCTGA
- a CDS encoding AAA family ATPase produces the protein MNTTPSSFDLHPAASEQQRLHAAFLALRDGLSETIVGQSALVERLLIALLADGHLLVEGAPGLAKTTAIRALASRLEADFARVQFTPDLLPADLTGTEVWRPQESRFEFLPGPIFHPILLADEINRAPAKVQSALLEAMGERQVTVGRHTYALPKLFLVMATQNPIEQEGTFPLPEAQLDRFLMHVRIGYPEAAAEAEILRLARERARETLDHGEAAPPRLPLEDVFAARRALLSLHMAPPLERYLIELVLASRDASGYDPALARRIAWGASPRGSIALERCARARAWLAGRDFVTPDDVRAVAPDVLRHRVLPSYEATAEGWDGDRLVAALLDKVPPP, from the coding sequence ATGAACACCACGCCCTCGAGCTTCGACCTTCATCCCGCCGCGTCCGAGCAGCAGCGCCTGCACGCGGCCTTCCTGGCCCTGCGCGACGGCCTGTCGGAAACCATCGTCGGCCAGTCCGCGCTGGTGGAACGCCTGCTGATCGCGCTGCTCGCCGATGGCCACCTGCTGGTCGAAGGCGCCCCCGGCCTGGCCAAGACCACCGCGATCCGCGCGCTGGCGTCGCGGCTGGAAGCGGATTTCGCCCGTGTCCAGTTCACCCCGGACCTGTTGCCGGCCGATTTGACCGGCACCGAGGTGTGGCGGCCGCAGGAAAGCCGCTTCGAGTTCCTGCCCGGGCCGATCTTCCATCCGATCCTGCTCGCCGACGAGATCAACCGCGCGCCGGCCAAGGTGCAGTCGGCGTTGCTGGAAGCCATGGGCGAGCGCCAGGTCACGGTCGGCCGGCATACCTATGCGCTGCCGAAGCTGTTCCTGGTGATGGCGACGCAGAACCCGATCGAGCAGGAAGGCACCTTCCCGCTGCCGGAAGCGCAGCTGGACCGCTTCCTGATGCACGTGCGGATCGGCTATCCGGAGGCGGCCGCCGAGGCCGAGATCCTGCGCCTGGCGCGCGAGCGTGCGCGCGAGACCCTGGACCACGGCGAGGCCGCGCCACCGCGCCTGCCGCTGGAGGACGTGTTCGCCGCGCGGCGTGCGCTGCTGTCGCTGCACATGGCGCCGCCGCTGGAGCGCTACCTGATCGAACTGGTGCTGGCCTCGCGCGACGCCAGCGGCTACGACCCGGCGCTGGCGCGGCGCATCGCCTGGGGCGCCAGCCCGCGCGGCTCGATCGCGCTGGAGCGCTGCGCGCGCGCACGTGCCTGGCTGGCCGGGCGCGACTTCGTGACCCCGGACGACGTGCGCGCGGTCGCGCCGGACGTGCTGCGCCATCGCGTGCTGCCCAGCTACGAAGCCACGGCCGAGGGCTGGGATGGCGATCGTCTGGTCGCCGCGCTGCTGGACAAGGTGCCGCCGCCTTGA
- a CDS encoding DUF4381 family protein, whose amino-acid sequence MTPQQLPLRDVHLPPAPPWWPPAPGWWLLGAALLLALGIALGLWAWRRARRRRWQRQFDAALGRGAAPAQVAAVSELLRRAARRRDPAAAALQGEPWLHFLDGGKRQEFSVGPGRVLLDGGYRRELDHAQLQALLPLARRRFLELMDGRRG is encoded by the coding sequence ATGACGCCGCAACAACTGCCGCTGCGCGACGTGCATCTGCCGCCGGCGCCGCCGTGGTGGCCGCCGGCGCCGGGCTGGTGGCTGCTGGGCGCGGCGCTGCTGCTGGCGCTGGGCATCGCGCTCGGCCTGTGGGCCTGGCGGCGCGCACGGCGGCGCCGTTGGCAGCGCCAGTTCGATGCCGCGCTCGGCCGCGGCGCTGCGCCCGCGCAGGTGGCCGCGGTGTCGGAGCTGCTGCGCCGCGCGGCGCGGCGCCGCGACCCGGCCGCCGCCGCGTTGCAGGGCGAGCCATGGCTGCACTTCCTCGACGGCGGCAAGCGCCAGGAGTTCTCCGTCGGTCCGGGCCGGGTGCTGCTCGACGGCGGCTATCGGCGCGAACTGGACCATGCGCAGCTGCAAGCCTTGCTGCCGCTGGCGCGGCGCCGCTTCCTCGAGCTGATGGACGGGCGCCGGGGATGA
- the nrdR gene encoding transcriptional regulator NrdR, whose translation MHCPFCQHTDTRVIDSRVSEDGATIRRRRECEACGERFSTLETIELKLPTVIKSDGGREAFDARKLRTSFDRALQKRPVAEEQIEAAVRAVVHQLRMSGERELPSIRVGEYVMAELRKLDHVGYVRFASVYRSFQDVADFREEIEKLERELPVGSEQLPLLELVRADKPADKSGKR comes from the coding sequence ATGCATTGCCCCTTCTGCCAGCACACCGACACCCGCGTGATCGATTCGCGGGTGTCCGAGGACGGCGCGACGATCCGTCGCCGCCGCGAGTGCGAGGCCTGCGGCGAGCGGTTCAGCACGCTGGAGACGATCGAGCTGAAGCTGCCGACGGTGATCAAGAGCGACGGCGGCCGCGAGGCCTTCGATGCGCGCAAGCTGCGCACCAGTTTCGATCGCGCGCTGCAGAAGCGGCCGGTGGCCGAGGAGCAGATCGAGGCGGCGGTGCGCGCGGTGGTGCACCAGCTGCGCATGTCCGGCGAGCGCGAACTGCCGTCGATCCGGGTCGGCGAATACGTGATGGCCGAGCTGCGCAAGCTCGACCATGTCGGCTACGTGCGCTTCGCCTCGGTGTACCGCAGCTTCCAGGACGTGGCCGATTTCCGCGAGGAGATCGAGAAGCTCGAGCGCGAGCTGCCGGTGGGCAGCGAGCAGTTGCCGCTGCTGGAGCTGGTCCGCGCCGACAAGCCGGCCGACAAGTCCGGCAAGCGCTGA
- the ribH gene encoding 6,7-dimethyl-8-ribityllumazine synthase: protein MTHYEGDLRAPAAARFAIIASRWNARITDVLVAGARASLSGNGIADEVVDVIRVPGAWELPLAAARLAAAGRHVAIIALGCVIRGDTRHYEHVADGCAAGLLRVSLDFRIPVLNGVLAVEQVEDAEARAGGSHGNKGEEAALTALEMVNLLELLP, encoded by the coding sequence ATGACCCACTACGAAGGCGACCTCCGTGCTCCTGCCGCGGCCCGTTTCGCGATCATCGCCAGCCGCTGGAACGCGCGCATCACCGACGTGCTGGTCGCCGGCGCGCGCGCGAGCCTGTCCGGCAACGGCATCGCCGACGAGGTGGTGGACGTGATCCGCGTGCCCGGCGCCTGGGAACTGCCGCTGGCCGCCGCGCGCCTGGCCGCCGCCGGCCGGCACGTGGCGATCATCGCGCTGGGCTGCGTGATCCGCGGCGACACCCGCCATTACGAACACGTGGCCGATGGCTGCGCCGCAGGCCTGCTGCGGGTGTCGCTGGACTTCCGCATCCCGGTGCTCAACGGCGTGCTGGCGGTGGAGCAGGTCGAGGACGCCGAGGCGCGCGCCGGCGGCAGCCATGGCAACAAGGGCGAGGAAGCAGCGCTGACCGCGCTGGAAATGGTCAATCTGCTGGAGCTGCTGCCATGA
- a CDS encoding riboflavin synthase: protein MFTGIIEGVGRLAARQPQGGDIRFSFATGSLPFADVRLGESIAVNGVCLTVVAFDAAAFQADASTETLALTTLGALAEGAALNLERAMRPSDRLGGHLVSGHVDGLGTVLSIHDDARAQRWRFAAPPALLRYIAKKGSICVDGVSLTVNAVDAAGFEVALIPHTVAHTAFARTAVGAAVNLEIDLVARYVERLLHGRQD, encoded by the coding sequence ATGTTCACCGGCATCATCGAAGGCGTTGGCCGCCTGGCCGCGCGCCAGCCGCAGGGCGGCGATATCCGCTTCAGCTTCGCCACCGGCAGCCTGCCGTTCGCCGACGTGCGGCTCGGCGAGAGCATCGCGGTCAACGGCGTGTGCCTGACCGTCGTCGCCTTCGACGCGGCCGCGTTCCAGGCCGACGCATCCACCGAAACCCTGGCCCTGACCACGCTCGGCGCGCTCGCCGAAGGCGCGGCGCTGAACCTGGAGCGGGCGATGCGCCCCAGCGACCGGCTCGGCGGGCATCTGGTCAGCGGCCATGTCGATGGCCTCGGCACGGTGCTGTCGATCCACGACGACGCGCGCGCGCAGCGCTGGCGCTTCGCCGCGCCGCCGGCGCTGCTGCGCTACATCGCCAAGAAAGGCTCGATCTGCGTGGACGGGGTCAGCCTGACCGTCAACGCCGTCGACGCTGCCGGCTTCGAGGTGGCGCTGATCCCGCACACGGTGGCGCACACCGCGTTCGCGCGCACCGCGGTCGGTGCGGCGGTGAACCTGGAGATCGACCTGGTCGCGCGCTACGTCGAACGCCTGCTGCACGGCCGCCAGGACTGA
- the ribD gene encoding bifunctional diaminohydroxyphosphoribosylaminopyrimidine deaminase/5-amino-6-(5-phosphoribosylamino)uracil reductase RibD, translating into MSADVMSDFSADDHRHMAQALRLAERGAYTTRPNPMVGCVIVRDGEVVGEGFHQRAGGPHAEVFALRAAGARARGASAYVTLEPCAHYGRTPPCALALIEAGVARVVAAMADPFPQVNGGGFALLREAGIAVGSGLMQAQARALNRGFLARVERGRPWLRVKLGASLDGRTALASGESKWITGAAARQDVQRWRARAGAILSGAGTVLADDPSLSVRLDAAAEVVAPLRVVLDAQLRTLQQAKVRDGAAPTLYLHAPGVAPPSLPGVEFAAVALQAGRFDLEEVLRLLAARGINEVQVEAGATLSGALLRAGLVDELLVYLAPLLLGDGGRPLLAGLGIDTMAQRVPLQLLETRQVGDDLRLLLRPAAADAA; encoded by the coding sequence ATGAGCGCGGACGTCATGAGCGATTTCTCCGCCGACGACCATCGGCACATGGCGCAGGCGCTGCGCCTGGCCGAGCGCGGGGCCTACACCACGCGTCCCAATCCGATGGTCGGCTGCGTGATCGTGCGCGACGGCGAGGTGGTGGGCGAGGGCTTCCACCAGCGTGCCGGCGGCCCGCATGCGGAGGTGTTCGCGCTGCGCGCCGCCGGCGCGCGCGCGCGCGGCGCCAGCGCCTACGTGACCCTGGAGCCGTGCGCGCACTATGGGCGCACCCCGCCGTGCGCGCTGGCGCTGATCGAGGCCGGGGTGGCGCGGGTGGTGGCGGCGATGGCCGACCCGTTTCCACAGGTCAACGGCGGCGGCTTCGCGCTGCTGCGCGAGGCCGGCATCGCGGTCGGCTCGGGGCTGATGCAGGCGCAGGCGCGGGCGCTGAACCGCGGCTTCCTGGCGCGGGTGGAGCGCGGCCGGCCGTGGCTGCGGGTCAAGCTCGGCGCCAGCCTGGACGGGCGCACCGCGCTGGCCAGCGGCGAATCGAAGTGGATCACCGGTGCGGCCGCGCGCCAGGACGTGCAGCGCTGGCGCGCGCGCGCCGGGGCCATCCTCAGCGGCGCCGGCACCGTGCTGGCCGACGATCCATCGCTGAGCGTGCGCCTGGACGCCGCCGCCGAGGTCGTGGCGCCGCTGCGCGTGGTGCTCGACGCGCAGCTGCGCACGCTGCAGCAGGCGAAGGTGCGCGATGGCGCGGCGCCGACCCTGTACCTGCACGCGCCGGGCGTGGCGCCGCCATCGCTGCCGGGGGTCGAGTTCGCTGCAGTCGCATTGCAGGCGGGCCGCTTCGACCTGGAGGAGGTACTGCGCCTGCTGGCCGCGCGCGGCATCAACGAGGTGCAGGTCGAGGCCGGCGCGACCCTGAGCGGCGCGCTGCTGCGCGCCGGCCTGGTCGACGAACTACTGGTCTACCTGGCGCCGTTGCTGCTCGGCGATGGCGGGCGCCCGCTGCTGGCCGGGCTGGGCATCGACACGATGGCGCAGCGGGTGCCGCTGCAATTGCTGGAGACGCGCCAGGTCGGCGACGACCTGCGCCTGCTGCTGCGCCCGGCCGCGGCGGACGCCGCGTAG
- a CDS encoding DUF58 domain-containing protein, whose translation MPPPTPRADAASGGDGVRPTLAELVALRASVARVPPPRRGRHGLSGSAPAALRGRGMEYAESREYVAGDDVRHIDWRLTARSGRTHTKLFQAERERLSLIVADTAPTLYFGTRVRFKSVQAARAGAVAAWTAQRQGDRLAALRGSRSEAPVPPAAGPRGALRVLDALARWYAQPPQDDAGLGVALEHAAKLLRPGSRLVVLADPASAHAIPATRWAGLALHNDVVLLLLADALELQPPRAALPFWAGGRRVDIDLQAAGAQQRWHEQFVAPLEALAAELPGRGVQVRVLRSDASSESWLLPAPGGSAPR comes from the coding sequence ATGCCTCCGCCGACGCCACGCGCCGACGCCGCGAGCGGCGGCGACGGCGTGCGCCCGACCCTGGCCGAGCTGGTGGCGCTGCGCGCGAGCGTGGCGCGGGTGCCGCCGCCGCGGCGCGGACGTCACGGCCTCAGCGGCAGCGCGCCGGCGGCATTGCGCGGGCGCGGCATGGAATACGCCGAGTCGCGCGAATACGTGGCCGGCGACGACGTGCGCCATATCGACTGGCGGCTCACCGCGCGCAGCGGGCGCACCCATACCAAGCTGTTCCAGGCCGAGCGCGAGCGGCTCAGCCTGATCGTGGCCGATACCGCGCCGACGCTGTATTTCGGCACCCGCGTGCGTTTCAAGTCGGTGCAGGCCGCGCGTGCCGGTGCGGTGGCGGCGTGGACCGCGCAGCGCCAGGGCGATCGCCTCGCCGCCTTGCGCGGCAGCCGCAGCGAGGCGCCGGTACCGCCGGCGGCCGGACCGCGCGGCGCGTTGCGCGTGCTCGACGCGCTGGCGCGCTGGTATGCGCAGCCGCCGCAGGACGATGCCGGCCTCGGCGTGGCGCTGGAGCACGCGGCCAAGCTGCTGCGGCCCGGCTCGCGGCTGGTGGTGCTTGCCGACCCGGCCAGCGCGCACGCGATTCCGGCGACGCGCTGGGCCGGGCTGGCGCTGCACAACGACGTGGTCCTGCTGTTGCTGGCCGACGCGCTGGAACTGCAGCCGCCGCGCGCGGCGCTGCCGTTCTGGGCCGGCGGCCGCCGGGTGGACATCGACCTGCAGGCGGCCGGCGCGCAGCAGCGCTGGCATGAACAGTTCGTCGCGCCGCTGGAGGCCCTGGCGGCCGAACTGCCCGGCCGCGGCGTGCAGGTGCGCGTGCTGCGCAGCGATGCGAGCAGCGAATCCTGGCTGCTGCCGGCGCCGGGCGGGAGCGCGCCGCGATGA
- the ribB gene encoding 3,4-dihydroxy-2-butanone-4-phosphate synthase has translation MNFTPVPELLEEIRAGRMVVIVDDEDRENEGDLIMAAELVKPSDINFMVTHARGLVCLSLTRERCTQLGLAPMVQHNTAQFHTNFTVSIEAAEGVTTGISAYDRAHTVRTAVKPDAKPHDLSQPGHIFPLIAQPGGVLTRAGHTEAAGDLPLLAGLEPAGVLVEVLNPDGSMARRPQLEEFARLHGLKMGSIADLIAYRLATEHTVERIDERSIETEFGGFTLVTYRDRIAHDLHFALVRGIPDAATPTLVRVQVENPLADLLHWRRDDFGVAASDALRAIAAADNGVMVVLSAPRDSQALLARLRKQPDVAANSKDVGQWRRNGAGSQILADLGLGKLRVLGTPRRQIGLAGFGLEVVEHVELEPGFAIRDGQPAAVEERAGFGKG, from the coding sequence CTGAACTTCACCCCCGTCCCCGAGCTGCTGGAGGAAATCCGCGCCGGCCGCATGGTGGTCATCGTCGACGACGAGGACCGCGAGAACGAGGGCGACCTGATCATGGCCGCCGAGCTGGTCAAGCCCTCGGACATCAATTTCATGGTCACCCATGCGCGCGGCCTGGTGTGCCTGTCGCTGACCCGCGAGCGTTGCACGCAACTCGGGCTGGCGCCGATGGTCCAGCACAACACCGCGCAGTTCCACACCAACTTCACCGTCAGCATCGAGGCCGCCGAGGGCGTCACCACCGGCATCTCCGCCTACGACCGCGCGCATACCGTGCGTACCGCGGTCAAGCCGGACGCCAAGCCGCACGACCTGAGCCAGCCCGGCCACATCTTCCCGCTGATCGCCCAGCCCGGCGGCGTGCTGACCCGCGCCGGCCACACCGAGGCCGCCGGCGACCTGCCACTGCTGGCCGGGCTGGAGCCGGCCGGGGTGCTGGTGGAGGTGCTCAATCCCGACGGCAGCATGGCGCGGCGCCCGCAGCTGGAGGAATTCGCGCGCCTGCATGGGCTGAAGATGGGCTCGATCGCCGACCTGATCGCCTACCGCCTGGCCACCGAGCACACCGTCGAGCGCATCGACGAGCGCAGCATCGAGACCGAATTCGGCGGCTTCACCCTGGTCACCTACCGCGACCGCATCGCCCACGACCTGCATTTCGCGCTGGTCCGCGGCATCCCGGACGCGGCCACGCCGACCCTGGTGCGGGTGCAGGTGGAGAACCCGCTGGCCGACCTGCTGCACTGGCGCCGCGACGATTTCGGCGTGGCCGCCAGCGACGCGCTGCGCGCGATCGCCGCGGCCGACAACGGGGTCATGGTGGTGCTGTCGGCGCCGCGCGACAGCCAGGCGCTGCTGGCGCGGCTGCGCAAGCAGCCGGACGTGGCCGCCAACAGCAAGGACGTGGGGCAGTGGCGGCGCAACGGCGCCGGCAGCCAGATCCTGGCCGACCTGGGCCTGGGCAAGCTGCGCGTGCTGGGCACCCCGCGCCGCCAGATCGGCCTGGCCGGGTTCGGGCTGGAAGTGGTGGAGCATGTGGAGTTGGAGCCGGGATTCGCGATTCGGGATGGCCAGCCTGCGGCTGTCGAAGAGCGAGCGGGATTCGGAAAAGGCTGA